The DNA segment CGTAGGCGCCAAAGGTGATGACGAACGGCAGCGAAAGGTCGAAATTCCCCGGGCCGCTTGCAATAACGATCATTTGGGCTGTGCCTGCGAGCGCCAGGAAGCCCGCAATCGTCGCGTTCGCGAGAAGGAACGAAAGGGATAGCGTTCCCGTGGCATAGCCGGCGACCAGCCAAAGGATGAAGGCTGCGATCAGCGCTCCGATCCACGAGCGATTGAGGACATTGCGCCAGTTCCCCTGCGAGGCGCTGGCTTTCGAAATGGGCGTTTCGGTACTGGAAGACGTCGTTTGTGTGGTCATGGCTCGATCGACCTCGTGAGCGAACGGAAACTGAGGGCAAGGATCAAGATCAGACCACCGATGGCGGTGGAGTATTCGGAGCTAATCCCGAGAAAGGTCAGATTGGTTGCGACTAGCGAAATACCGATGACGGCCATCACCGCACCGATCGGAGAGACGATCCCGCCGGAGAAACTTGCGCCGCCGACAACCACTGCTGCGACGGTCGCCAAGGTGAAGCTTGATGCAACATGGACGTTTCCAGCACCGGTCGTTGCCGTCAGCAGAAGACCCGAAAGCACCGCAAACATGCCCGCCAACGCATAGATCGTGATGCGTCCAGCCAACGCCGAGAAACCCAATGAGACAAAGATGCGCCGATTGTGGCCGAGTGCGCGAAGTCGGATGCTGTACCCCCACCCCCGGCAAATCCAGAGGCCAATCAATGCGACAGCAACCAACACGTAACAGCCCAGCGGAAGCGGCCACAGCTTAGTGTTTGCAAGCGCGGTCAACCACGCAGGCGATTGGCCACCTGGGGTTTCACGGATAATGAGGCCAGTGCCGAGCCATACGAACGAAGCGCCCAGGGTGGCAACCACTGACGACACGCCAAGAAGCTCGACGATCAGTGCCAACGTCACATATCCGCCGATAACCAACCCAAGCGCACAGACGCCGATCGCCGGCGCATCCACCAAATAGGTCGCTGCGAGAACATTAACGAGGCCGATGGCGAAACCCAAACCGAGATCGATGTCGCCGCCAAGAAGAAACAGCATCTGCGCCATGACCGCGAAAGCCAGCGGCAGCGACGCCTGAAGGAGAAGCTCCAGCCCGAATGTGCTGAAAGCGTTCGGCTGCTGCCAGATGGCGAGGGCAAACATCGTGAGCATCAAAATGGCCGCGGGAAGCGAGCGCCACGCGAGGAGCTGCGCCAGAGATGCCTTGGCGGGAGGGTCGTCGGGTTCGGCGCCCCCCGTGGCCGAGTTCGCTGACGGATGGGCGCCGGGGCGGAGAAACGAGGCTTGGACGATACGTTCCTCGGTCGCTTCCGTCCCGTCGAACTCAGCCACGATATGGCCGCGCGCCATGACATAGACACGGTCGCATTTTTGGAACTCGGCGACCTCTGTCGAATAGAGGATGGCGCTTCGACCCTTCTCCTTGAGCTTGTCGAGGATTTCATAGATGGAAGCCTTTGCGCTTGCGTCGACGCCGCGGGTGGGATCGTCCAAAAGCAGAAGCGGCGCCTCGCTCACGAGCGCTCGTCCGAGAAGCGCTCGCTGTTGGTTGCCGCCGCTGAGGCTTGTAATCGGAGACTGCGCACGGTGCGCCAGTCCGAGTTCAGACAGCCATGTTTGAGCAGCCGTTTTCAGTGCCGCAAAGTCGACCAATCCAGCAGAAGACAGCCTTGGGGCGGCGGAGATGGCGACGTTGTCCTGCACGGTCCATAATGGAAGCAACCCTTCACGCTTCCGGTCGCCGCTGACATAAGCGATGTCGGTGCTCGAAGAGATGGCACCCGTATTTCGTTTGCGAGCGGAGAAAATCGCCTGCAACAGCTCTCGCTGGCCGGCACCTTCCAGGCCGGCAATCCCGACAATCTCGCCGGCGCCTACCCTTATGGCGACATCATGGAGACGGGATGACGTCAGTGCTCGGACGGCCAGAAGGTCTTGCGAGTTCGCGTCGCTCGACCGCCGGCAGACCGGCACGCCCTGCTCCACCGTCGCACCCAGCATCGACAGCAACTCGTCATGGGTCAGGTTTCGACCGTCGCCGTCGAAGTGCAGCTTTCCGTCACGCAGGACAACGACGCGGTGCGCCAGGCGTATCGCTTCCTCCAGCTTGTGGGTGACGTAGATGATCGATACGCCCTCTGCCGCCTTGCGGGTGACAAGATCTGCCAGTTGATCCGCCTCGCGGGACGAAAGCGCAGAGGTCGGTTCATCGAGGATGACAAGACGCGTGCCCGGCTCAGTCATCGCCCGCGCGATCTCGATCATCTGGCGTTCGGCAATCGACAATCCCGCGACCTCGGCGCCAACGTCGATCCTATTCCCCGGGAAAACCTGCAGCCGCTCCCGTGCCCGTCTGGCCATGTCGCGTCGCGATCCTTGGCTGCCGCCGCCAGAGGTAAGAGCTAGGTTTTCAGCGACAGTGAGATTGGAAAAGGTCGAGAGTTCCTGGAACACACGTTGAATCCCCCGACTTCGCGCGCTCGCTCCAACGTACTTTTCGAAGTCGATGGGATTTCCATCGACAGCCATTGTTCCGGAACTTGGCTGCAGGGTACCGCCGATGACGTTCAGGAAGGTCGACTTGCCTGCCCCGTTGGGGCCGAGCAGAACCACAATTTCGCCTGCGTGGATATCAACGCTGACATCACGCAGTACCCGGTGATTGCCGAAACTCTTCGACAGGTCACGTGCTGAGATAAGCGGCGGCGCTGCGTGTTCCCGGACGCTTTCGTTCGCTCGTTTCTCTTCCATCGTCTCCTCCTCGGAAGACATTGCAGTGCCGAAAGACCGGGCGCACGGACAGCATCAGCCGGTCCGATGTCGTTCACCGGACAGCCGTGCCCGCAGGGCATTGCTCGATGTGGATTGAGGCTATCTGGCCAGGATCAGATCCTGGCCCGCTGCCGGATGGATGTGCCTGGCACCCAACCGGCAAAGCTGCGTTTGTCTACTACAGGCAGGCCGTCTGGCCGCCGTCCACCGAAACGACGGCGCCGGTCATGAAACTGGCATCGTCGGTCAGGAGGAACACGATCACCGCTGCAATCTCCTCCGGCTCGCCCATGCGGCCGATCGGATGTGCTGCGTTGATACGCGCCACGGCCGCCGGGTCCTGCAACATGTACTCGACCAGAGGCGTCTTGGTCATTCCCGGCGCCACTGCGTTGACCCGAATGCCGAGCGGCCCCAGTTCTGGCGACATCGACTTCGTGATACCCGAAACGGCAAACTTGGAAGCCACATATGGCAGGCGATTGGGGACCCCCATCACGCCCGCCCCGGACGAAATGTTTACGATGGCGCGCGGGCCGGTGTCGTCGCGCACGGCACGTACGAAGGCTTGGCACATGTTGACGGTGCCTCCCAGGTTGACCGCCATGACGCGTTCGAGCTTCTCCGGCTCGACATCCAGTACGCTCGCAACGCCAGTGATCCCGGCACAATTGATCAACCCATTCAGCCTGCCGAGCCGCGCGCGCGTGTCGGTTGCCAGAGTTTGGGCTGCAGCCTGATCGCGGACATCGAGCACGGCACCTGAGATGCGATCGCTGCCGCCAAATTCAGACACGATCTTGTCGACCGCTTCCTGGGTGACGTCGACTGCCACCACGTCTGCCCCCTCGACGTGCAGACGCCGAACACATGCAGCACCGATACCGCTGCCTGCACCGGTCACGATCACAGTACGGCCTTCAAATCGTTTCATTCCATTTCCTCCACTGCATGCTGGAGCGTCGCTTGGGGTCGGCTCCGTGTATGACCGACCAAATCGGCCGGCGATCTTTCTTGCGGAGCGTCTCCCGATGCGCTCGCCAGGACGAAGGGTATTCGGTTGAGGCCAGCCTTTGTCAACGCAGGGTTTCGAGTGGTCGCCGGCATGTGCAATGAGAATGAAAATTGTGCCGCGGAAAAGACTGTTACTTATCAAGCGCTTGTGTAAAAGTTTCTGCCATTCCAACTATATAGCATAATATTATATCCGGGTGCGCGCATTCAGCGCCGGTCGCCTTTCCTGTGTGCGCCGACATCAGGCGATAAGACGAGCTTATATGCTCGATTTGCCTCGAGCATGGTTTTCGAGCACTTCTTCTGGGAGCATGGAAGTTTGTGGGATTCTCGAACTTGAACAGGAGGTCAAGTGCGTCATCGGCAGACTGCGACTGAGATGCCCCCTCCCCTCATGGTGTCGCGGGACACCGGCAAGGTTGGAGACGTGGAATTGTATGTCGTTTCGGCCGGTCCGCTCGACATCGGTGAGCCGGATAAGGCTTTTGACGCGGCGCATTGCGATCATGGAGAGGTTTACGAACTCAGCAG comes from the Sinorhizobium garamanticum genome and includes:
- a CDS encoding ATP-binding cassette domain-containing protein, which produces MEEKRANESVREHAAPPLISARDLSKSFGNHRVLRDVSVDIHAGEIVVLLGPNGAGKSTFLNVIGGTLQPSSGTMAVDGNPIDFEKYVGASARSRGIQRVFQELSTFSNLTVAENLALTSGGGSQGSRRDMARRARERLQVFPGNRIDVGAEVAGLSIAERQMIEIARAMTEPGTRLVILDEPTSALSSREADQLADLVTRKAAEGVSIIYVTHKLEEAIRLAHRVVVLRDGKLHFDGDGRNLTHDELLSMLGATVEQGVPVCRRSSDANSQDLLAVRALTSSRLHDVAIRVGAGEIVGIAGLEGAGQRELLQAIFSARKRNTGAISSSTDIAYVSGDRKREGLLPLWTVQDNVAISAAPRLSSAGLVDFAALKTAAQTWLSELGLAHRAQSPITSLSGGNQQRALLGRALVSEAPLLLLDDPTRGVDASAKASIYEILDKLKEKGRSAILYSTEVAEFQKCDRVYVMARGHIVAEFDGTEATEERIVQASFLRPGAHPSANSATGGAEPDDPPAKASLAQLLAWRSLPAAILMLTMFALAIWQQPNAFSTFGLELLLQASLPLAFAVMAQMLFLLGGDIDLGLGFAIGLVNVLAATYLVDAPAIGVCALGLVIGGYVTLALIVELLGVSSVVATLGASFVWLGTGLIIRETPGGQSPAWLTALANTKLWPLPLGCYVLVAVALIGLWICRGWGYSIRLRALGHNRRIFVSLGFSALAGRITIYALAGMFAVLSGLLLTATTGAGNVHVASSFTLATVAAVVVGGASFSGGIVSPIGAVMAVIGISLVATNLTFLGISSEYSTAIGGLILILALSFRSLTRSIEP
- a CDS encoding SDR family NAD(P)-dependent oxidoreductase; amino-acid sequence: MKRFEGRTVIVTGAGSGIGAACVRRLHVEGADVVAVDVTQEAVDKIVSEFGGSDRISGAVLDVRDQAAAQTLATDTRARLGRLNGLINCAGITGVASVLDVEPEKLERVMAVNLGGTVNMCQAFVRAVRDDTGPRAIVNISSGAGVMGVPNRLPYVASKFAVSGITKSMSPELGPLGIRVNAVAPGMTKTPLVEYMLQDPAAVARINAAHPIGRMGEPEEIAAVIVFLLTDDASFMTGAVVSVDGGQTACL